The Deinococcus hopiensis KR-140 sequence CGCCGGCAACGACAACAAGGACGCCTGCACCTCCAGCCCCGCCCGGGCGGCCGCGGCCATCACGGTGGGCGCCACCGACAGAAACGACGTGCGCAGCACCTTCAGCAACTACGGCACCTGCGTGGACATCTTCGCGCCCGGCACCAACATCACCAGCAGCTGGAACACCGGGGATACCGCCACCAACACCATCAGCGGCACCAGCATGGCAACGCCCCACACGGCGGGAGGCGCCGCCCTGGTCCTGGCGGCCAACCCCTCCTACACCCCCAGCCAGGTGGCGAGCGCCCTGATCAATAACGCCAGCACCGGCAAGATCAGCAGCGTGGGCACCGGCAGCCCCAACCGCCTGCTGTTCACGGGCAGCGGCAGCACCACGCCCACGCCCACACCCGGCACCACCACGAACTACACGGGCAGCGTTTCCCAGGGCACCAGCAGCTACAAGCCCGGCACCGGCGGCTTCTCGTACGCGGGCGGGACCCTCAAGGGCACGCTGAGCGGCCCCTCGGGCACCGACTTCGACCTGTACCTGCAGAAGTACAACGGCTCCTCCTGGGTGGACGTGGCGGCCAGTGAGGGCGGCACCAGCAGCGAGGCGATCAACTACGCGGCCGGCAGCGGCACCTACCGCTGGGAGGTCTACGCCTACTCCGGCGGCGGCTCGTACACCCTGACCGAAACGAAGTAAGTCCGCGGACCCGCCGCCTCGCTCCGGTGAAGCGGCGGGTCTCCCCTTGCCGCAAGCCGCCCCGCACGTCTTATCCCCAGAGGTCTCGATGAAGAACTTCTTCCCTGCCCTGCTTGCCCTCGGCGCCGTCACCCTCTCCGCCTGCTCCACCGCCCCTGCCCCAGCATCCCTGCCCACCGAGAGCCAGACGGTGACAGGAAGCGAAAAGGCCTTCGCGGGCCTGAGCGATCAGATCGTGTACGGCACGGTCACGAACACGACCAACCGGCCCTACCAGGTCAGCGTCACGCCCTACAACCAGATGAGCGGTGGTTGGTGCGGCGGCACCCTGCTGAGCTCCACCTGGGTGCTGACGGCGGCGCACTGCGTGGAGGGCCAGAGCACCAGCAGCATGCGCGTCCGCGCCGGCATCAACGACCTGACAACCAGCGGCGGGCAGCTGCGCACCGCCAGCCAGATCATCATCCATCCCTACTACAGCGGGGCCGAGAGCGGCTACGACATCGCGCTCATTCGCGTCGGAACCGCCTTTACCATGGGAAGCACGGTGCAGACCGCCGCGCTGCCCGGCAGCGGCGCCGAGTCGGTGCTGGACGTCAACGGCAAGTACGCCACCGTGAGCGGTTGGGGCCTGACCGAAAACGGCACCTATAGCAACCGGGCGCTGCGCGAGGTGAGCATTCCCATCACGCCCACCGGCAGCGACTGCGGCAGCCGTCCCGGCAACACCATCTGCGGCAAGTATTACCAGGGCAAGGACAGCTGCAACGGTGACAGCGGCGGACCGCTGGCGGCGCGCTACAACAGTAAGTTCTACGTGCTGGGCATCGTGAGCTACGGACCTGCCGAATGCCGCGGCTACGGCATCTACACCCGGGTAAACGGCTACATCAACTGGATCTACCAGCAGACGGGCATCTCAGCGCAGTAAAGCCGCCGCTTTCCACGCTCCCGGCTCCTGCCGGGAGCATTTTTTATGCGCCAGAACGCGCTCCTTTTTTGCCGACCGCCCCTTCTTCAGCCGGGCATTCTGTCTTGACCAGAATTACATTCTGTTATAGACTAAATCCATGAAGCTGAGCGATGTACAGAAACGACTCCAGGCTCCGTTTCCCGCTCACCTGGTGGGCTGGAAGCCCCAGGCATTTAACAAGGAACGCACCCGCGCCCTGCTGCTGGCGTACGTGGACGCCCGCGCCGTGCAAGACCGTCTCGACGCCATCTGCCCCGACGGCTGGACCTTTGAAATCGAAGTGATCTCGGGCACCACCACGCCGACGGTCAAGGGGCGCCTGACCGTGCTGGGCGTCACCCGCGAGGATATCGGGGAGGCCGGCGAGGGCGATTACGGCACCCTCAAGGCTGCGTCCAGCGACGCCTTGAAGCGCTGCGCGGTGCAGTTCGGCATCGGGCGTTACCTCTACGACCTGCCCAAGCAGTGGGCCGACTGGAACGACGCCAAGCGTGAGGCGAGCCCCGCTCCCGAACTGCCCGAATGGGCCCGCCCCGATCACGAACGGTCCCCCGGCGGCGCGCACCTCGTCCAGGCGATGGAGCAGCTGCGCTACGAGATGCCTGAGGACCTCGACCTGCAGCGCGAGGTGTACAAGCACCTCAAGGCCGCGCTGGGTACCCTGCACAGCGATGGCCGCCACGGACGGGCGGCGTGACGCGGGCGGTGCGCGGCACCTTTGCCCCGCGCCATAGACGGGCGGAGGGCGTGGACACTCCTGGGAACCTCACGCCGATTGCACCCCGCCACCTGGGGGCGGTGATGGCCGGGGTGCTGGCCCTCACGCTGCTGGGCGGCGTCCTGGCGCAACTGCTGTAAAAACCTCTCCTCCCGAAAGGCGTGAACCACCGAATGCGTGGGGTTCGCGCCTTCTGCGTTTGGCCCTCTGCCCTCCCTGCCGCTGCCCCCGAAGCCCACCTCACCGCATTCGGTCCCGAACCTCCTGCAGGGTCTCCTCGAAAGCGTCCTGAAACTCGTCCTCCAGGTCCTCATCGCGGATCAGCTCGTCTTGCAGGGTCACGGCCTGCTCGCGCGTCCAGCGCACGCGGGCCTGCCAGGCCGTGGAAACGTTGCCCTTGCCTGCCACGAAGCGCGCGGCGTGGCGCAGGGCCTGGGCCGGGTCCTCGGTGGGAGCCACCAGGGACAGGTTACGCAGGCCGCCCCGGTCATTCACGAGGGAGCACGTGACCTCAATGCGCATTCCCCGGCGGCTGAGAAAGATCTGGTCCACACGCCACATGCTCGTGGCCCGAATGGGTTCGGGGGCGTGGCCGCGCTGACGCGGGGAACGGCGGCCCATCTCAGGCCGTCTCTGCGGCGGGCGGCGCCCACTCTCGCGGCGCTTCCAACCCCAGCAATACCCGGCCCACGCCCTCGGCCAGCGCTTCGAGTTCCAGTTCGCCCGGCACGATGATAACCGGCGCGATCCAGCTCAGGCGGCGCTCGATGCGGTCCACCAGCGCCTCCCAGCGGGCCGCGCCCCCCGTCAGCGCGAGGGCGTCCGGGCGGGCGGGCAGGGCCGCGCACTGCTCT is a genomic window containing:
- a CDS encoding serine protease yields the protein MKNFFPALLALGAVTLSACSTAPAPASLPTESQTVTGSEKAFAGLSDQIVYGTVTNTTNRPYQVSVTPYNQMSGGWCGGTLLSSTWVLTAAHCVEGQSTSSMRVRAGINDLTTSGGQLRTASQIIIHPYYSGAESGYDIALIRVGTAFTMGSTVQTAALPGSGAESVLDVNGKYATVSGWGLTENGTYSNRALREVSIPITPTGSDCGSRPGNTICGKYYQGKDSCNGDSGGPLAARYNSKFYVLGIVSYGPAECRGYGIYTRVNGYINWIYQQTGISAQ
- the ddrA gene encoding single-stranded DNA-binding protein DdrA encodes the protein MKLSDVQKRLQAPFPAHLVGWKPQAFNKERTRALLLAYVDARAVQDRLDAICPDGWTFEIEVISGTTTPTVKGRLTVLGVTREDIGEAGEGDYGTLKAASSDALKRCAVQFGIGRYLYDLPKQWADWNDAKREASPAPELPEWARPDHERSPGGAHLVQAMEQLRYEMPEDLDLQREVYKHLKAALGTLHSDGRHGRAA